From Chryseobacterium salivictor, a single genomic window includes:
- a CDS encoding transketolase family protein, giving the protein MKYTYTEKKDTRSGFGAGLAELADKNPNVVALCADLIGSLKMEKFIEKAPERFFQVGIAEANMMGIAAGLTINGKIPFTGTFANFSTSRVYDQIRQSIAYSNKNVKICASHAGLTLGEDGATHQVLEDIGMMKMLPGMTVINTCDYNQTKAATLAIADFDGPVYLRFGRPVVPVFIPEDMPFEIGKGIMLQEGTDVTIVATGHLVWESLLAADELEKEGISCEVINIHTIKPLDEEIILKSVEKTGRIVTAEEHNYIGGLGESVAGMLSRKRPTIQEFVAVNDTFGESATPAELMKKYKIDAAAVKEAVKRILER; this is encoded by the coding sequence ATGAAATATACCTATACAGAAAAAAAAGATACAAGAAGCGGATTCGGTGCCGGACTGGCAGAATTGGCAGATAAAAACCCAAATGTCGTCGCACTTTGCGCCGACCTTATCGGCTCTTTGAAAATGGAGAAATTCATTGAAAAAGCACCGGAACGTTTTTTCCAGGTCGGGATTGCAGAAGCCAACATGATGGGCATCGCAGCCGGTTTAACCATCAACGGAAAAATTCCGTTTACCGGAACTTTTGCGAACTTTTCAACTTCCAGAGTGTATGACCAGATTCGTCAGTCCATTGCTTATTCCAACAAAAATGTAAAAATCTGTGCTTCCCACGCAGGATTAACTTTGGGTGAAGATGGCGCAACGCACCAGGTTTTAGAAGATATCGGAATGATGAAAATGCTTCCGGGAATGACCGTGATCAACACTTGCGATTACAACCAGACCAAAGCAGCAACTTTAGCCATCGCAGATTTCGACGGACCGGTTTATTTACGATTCGGACGACCGGTTGTTCCCGTATTTATTCCGGAAGATATGCCGTTTGAAATCGGAAAAGGAATTATGCTTCAGGAAGGAACCGACGTGACCATCGTAGCAACCGGACATTTGGTTTGGGAATCCTTGTTGGCTGCAGATGAACTGGAAAAAGAAGGAATTTCCTGTGAAGTCATTAATATTCACACGATCAAACCTTTAGACGAAGAGATTATCTTGAAATCTGTAGAAAAAACAGGAAGAATCGTCACTGCTGAAGAACACAACTACATCGGCGGTTTAGGAGAATCCGTTGCCGGAATGTTGTCCAGAAAAAGACCGACAATTCAGGAATTTGTAGCCGTAAATGACACTTTCGGAGAATCTGCCACACCGGCAGAACTGATGAAGAAATACAAAATCGACGCCGCTGCGGTAAAAGAAGCAGTGAAGAGAATTTTGGAAAGATAA
- a CDS encoding transketolase → MSKSIEELKSLTTQIRRDILRMVHAVNSGHPGGSLGCTEYFTALYGKVMNYKSPFTMEGKNEDLFFLSNGHISPVFYSTLARFDFFPVAELATFRKLGTRLQGHPTTHDGLPGIRIASGSLGQGLSVAVGAALAKKLDGDDSLVYVLQGDGELQEGQNWEAFMYAAAKKVDNIITTIDYNGRQIDGDTEDVLDLGDLHAKMEAFGWTVLNEKNGNDLEAVIAILEKAKSETGKGKPVCILLHTEMGHGVDFMMGTHAWHGKAPSDEQLDTAFKQLYLEAPADY, encoded by the coding sequence ATGAGTAAATCGATTGAAGAGCTGAAATCTCTTACCACACAAATTAGAAGAGACATTTTGAGAATGGTTCACGCTGTAAATTCCGGGCACCCCGGCGGAAGTTTGGGTTGCACCGAATACTTCACCGCACTGTACGGGAAAGTAATGAACTACAAATCCCCTTTCACCATGGAAGGAAAAAACGAAGATCTGTTCTTCCTTTCCAACGGACACATTTCACCCGTCTTCTACTCCACTTTAGCAAGATTCGATTTTTTCCCGGTGGCAGAACTGGCGACTTTCAGAAAACTGGGAACCAGACTACAGGGGCATCCAACCACACACGACGGACTTCCCGGAATCAGAATCGCTTCAGGTTCTTTGGGCCAAGGCCTTTCCGTAGCGGTCGGTGCTGCTTTAGCTAAAAAATTAGACGGTGACGACAGTTTGGTGTATGTTTTACAGGGCGACGGCGAATTGCAGGAAGGCCAGAACTGGGAAGCATTCATGTATGCGGCCGCAAAAAAAGTAGACAATATCATCACCACCATCGACTATAACGGTAGACAGATCGATGGCGATACCGAAGATGTTTTAGATTTAGGAGATTTACACGCAAAAATGGAAGCTTTCGGATGGACCGTTCTGAACGAAAAAAACGGTAACGATCTGGAAGCCGTCATCGCAATTCTTGAAAAAGCAAAATCGGAGACCGGCAAAGGGAAACCGGTTTGTATTCTGCTGCATACTGAAATGGGACATGGTGTAGATTTCATGATGGGAACGCACGCATGGCACGGAAAAGCGCCAAGTGACGAGCAATTGGATACTGCATTTAAACAATTGTATTTAGAAGCTCCGGCTGATTATTAA
- a CDS encoding type I restriction endonuclease: MDLKIKLQQLYERVDSLKDQINTEEATKNAFVLPFIQILGYDIFNPTEVIPEFICDIGTKKGEKVDYVIKNNDHPILIIECKHWKENADAHNSQLHRYYHVAKARFGVLTNGHIYNFYTDLEQPNIMDEKPFFTLNLNDIKDSSVKILGKFTKTDYNLESILDSAEALKYIKAIRKEFEKEVAEASDEFVKLLVNKFFDKPLTASRMVTFREYTKKAVSNSINDSISLRLKSALNINENIAKDKIPAIENPIDLNNEIPKYITTDEELEGFQIVKAILREKIAAERIAFRDTQSYFGILLDDNNRKPLARLHFNSSNKYIELFHNGKDLGEKILLNSLDGIYNYREQLHTTFENY, encoded by the coding sequence ATGGATTTAAAAATAAAACTACAGCAATTGTATGAACGGGTAGATTCTTTAAAAGATCAAATTAATACGGAAGAAGCAACAAAAAACGCTTTCGTTTTACCTTTTATTCAGATTTTAGGCTACGATATCTTTAACCCTACTGAAGTTATTCCAGAATTCATTTGTGACATTGGAACAAAGAAAGGAGAAAAAGTGGACTATGTCATTAAGAATAATGATCACCCAATTCTAATTATTGAGTGCAAACATTGGAAAGAAAACGCAGATGCACACAACTCACAACTTCATCGGTATTATCATGTTGCCAAAGCAAGATTCGGCGTTTTAACGAACGGACATATTTATAATTTCTACACCGATTTAGAGCAGCCAAATATTATGGATGAAAAGCCATTTTTCACTTTAAATCTAAATGACATCAAGGATTCTTCAGTTAAAATTTTAGGAAAATTTACCAAAACTGATTATAATTTAGAAAGCATTCTTGATTCTGCAGAAGCTTTAAAATACATTAAAGCAATAAGAAAAGAATTCGAAAAGGAAGTTGCAGAAGCATCAGATGAATTTGTGAAACTGTTAGTTAATAAGTTTTTTGACAAGCCTTTGACCGCCTCCAGAATGGTTACCTTTAGAGAATACACTAAAAAAGCAGTCAGTAATTCTATAAATGATTCTATCAGTTTACGGTTAAAATCAGCTTTAAACATTAATGAAAATATTGCAAAAGATAAAATCCCTGCAATAGAGAATCCAATAGACTTAAACAATGAAATTCCTAAATACATCACCACCGACGAAGAACTTGAAGGTTTTCAAATTGTAAAAGCCATTTTAAGAGAAAAAATCGCTGCCGAAAGAATCGCATTCAGAGATACCCAATCCTATTTTGGAATCCTTTTAGATGATAATAACCGAAAACCATTAGCGAGGTTACATTTTAATTCTTCAAATAAATACATTGAATTATTTCACAATGGGAAAGACTTGGGAGAAAAAATCCTTTTAAATTCTCTTGATGGAATTTATAATTACCGGGAACAACTGCATACCACTTTTGAAAATTACTAA
- a CDS encoding sodium:solute symporter — translation MNPIVLLLIIIAYFGLLLWVAYRTGKGSNNESFFIGNRKSNWMLVAFGMIGTSLSGVTFVSVPGAVGADKFHYLQITIGYLIGYIVIAYVLLPLYYRLKLTSIYGYLQQRMGQLSYKSGAWIFIVSRLVGATARLYLVVNILQMTILDSLGVPFIVTTLVILIMIILYTYEGGVKTIVWTDTLQTTCMLLGLIICSVYMMNHLGLNFTESISQMNQLGYTEVFNTDANSKAFFFKQILAGAFITITMTGIDQEMMQKSLSVTRLKDSQKNMVVLGIILVGVISLFLFMGGLLHLYGNTEHVVSSGDQLFPDIALNHMPPFISIIFIIALISALFPSADGAMTALTSSLCIDIFGLREKPISQKEQEKFRKRVHLTVAFAFLVMVIIFKLINDNSMIGLILKMAGFTYGPLLGLFAFGIFTKFKVIDKWVPYVCVAAPVISFLIDKYQESFFGDFKIGLELLIINGLITFFGLWLIRKK, via the coding sequence ATGAATCCGATTGTGTTGCTGTTGATTATCATTGCGTATTTTGGACTTTTACTTTGGGTCGCCTACCGAACTGGAAAAGGCAGTAACAACGAAAGTTTTTTTATAGGAAACCGAAAAAGCAACTGGATGCTCGTAGCATTTGGAATGATCGGAACCTCGCTTTCGGGCGTAACATTCGTGTCGGTTCCCGGGGCAGTTGGCGCAGATAAATTCCATTATTTACAGATTACCATTGGGTATCTGATTGGGTATATTGTCATCGCTTACGTTCTTCTCCCGCTCTATTACCGCCTGAAACTCACCTCGATTTACGGATATCTCCAACAGAGAATGGGCCAACTTTCCTATAAATCCGGCGCGTGGATTTTCATTGTTTCGCGGTTAGTTGGGGCAACGGCAAGATTATATCTGGTTGTGAATATTTTGCAGATGACGATTCTCGACAGTTTAGGCGTTCCGTTTATCGTGACGACCCTGGTGATCCTGATCATGATTATTCTTTATACTTACGAAGGAGGCGTGAAGACGATTGTGTGGACCGACACGCTGCAGACGACGTGTATGCTTTTGGGACTCATTATCTGTTCGGTTTATATGATGAATCATTTGGGTTTAAACTTTACAGAAAGTATTTCTCAAATGAATCAACTCGGTTATACAGAAGTATTCAACACTGATGCGAACAGCAAAGCTTTCTTTTTTAAACAGATTTTAGCCGGCGCTTTTATCACGATCACGATGACGGGAATTGATCAGGAAATGATGCAGAAATCTTTATCGGTAACTAGACTGAAAGATTCGCAAAAAAACATGGTCGTTCTTGGAATTATTTTAGTGGGTGTGATTTCGTTATTTTTATTCATGGGCGGACTTCTGCATTTGTACGGAAATACGGAACATGTTGTAAGTTCAGGTGATCAATTGTTCCCGGATATTGCTTTGAATCACATGCCGCCGTTTATTTCCATCATCTTTATCATCGCCCTCATTTCGGCACTTTTCCCGAGTGCAGATGGTGCGATGACCGCCTTAACATCGTCATTATGCATTGATATTTTCGGGCTGCGGGAAAAACCGATTTCACAAAAAGAACAGGAAAAATTCCGAAAAAGAGTTCACCTGACCGTAGCGTTTGCATTTTTGGTGATGGTCATTATTTTCAAATTAATCAATGACAATTCAATGATCGGTTTGATTCTGAAAATGGCTGGTTTCACTTATGGGCCGCTGTTAGGACTCTTCGCTTTCGGAATCTTCACTAAGTTTAAAGTTATCGACAAATGGGTTCCTTACGTTTGTGTCGCCGCTCCCGTTATTTCATTTTTGATTGACAAATACCAGGAAAGCTTTTTCGGCGATTTCAAAATCGGTTTGGAGCTGTTGATTATTAATGGATTGATCACGTTTTTTGGATTATGGCTGATTCGGAAGAAATAG
- a CDS encoding GNAT family N-acetyltransferase: MISPHYDMINIEQNDKTFDLFYDAEKAGFMEYKVKENILEIIHTEIFKEFGGKGLGQELVKAAVELARKNDYRIVASCPYAKKIIDATPEFKDLLAK; the protein is encoded by the coding sequence ATGATATCACCACATTACGATATGATCAATATCGAACAAAACGACAAAACTTTCGACCTTTTTTACGACGCAGAAAAAGCCGGATTCATGGAATACAAAGTGAAAGAAAATATTTTGGAAATCATCCACACCGAGATATTCAAAGAATTTGGCGGAAAAGGTCTGGGACAGGAGCTGGTAAAAGCTGCGGTGGAACTGGCAAGAAAAAATGATTACAGGATCGTTGCTTCGTGTCCGTACGCTAAGAAAATTATTGATGCAACGCCCGAATTTAAAGACCTGTTGGCGAAGTGA
- a CDS encoding TMEM175 family protein yields MTKGRLEAFSDGVLAIIITIMVLGLQIPDGNTFADLKPLLFKFLSYIFSFIYVGMYWNNHHHLFQAVNHVNGKVLWANLHLLFWLSILPFATAWMGENNFTENPVALYGFILLMCALAFNILEKFCLDIEGKDSAIARALKSTLKEKFSAGIYISGIIISFFFPMISVILYYTVALLWIIPDVRIEKTLK; encoded by the coding sequence GTGACCAAAGGCAGATTAGAAGCTTTCAGCGATGGCGTTCTCGCCATTATCATCACCATTATGGTATTAGGATTACAAATACCTGATGGGAATACTTTCGCCGATTTGAAACCTCTGCTCTTCAAATTTCTGTCTTATATTTTCAGTTTTATTTATGTTGGAATGTACTGGAATAACCACCATCATTTATTTCAGGCGGTTAATCATGTGAACGGTAAAGTTCTTTGGGCCAATCTTCATCTGCTGTTTTGGCTTTCGATACTGCCTTTTGCCACTGCCTGGATGGGAGAAAATAATTTCACGGAAAATCCCGTTGCCCTGTATGGATTTATTTTGCTGATGTGCGCGCTTGCCTTTAACATTTTAGAAAAATTCTGCCTGGATATTGAAGGTAAAGATTCCGCCATTGCCAGAGCACTGAAATCTACTTTAAAGGAAAAATTTTCGGCAGGAATTTATATTTCGGGAATTATAATTTCCTTTTTTTTCCCGATGATTTCTGTTATTTTGTATTATACTGTGGCATTATTATGGATCATTCCTGATGTAAGAATTGAAAAAACTTTAAAATAA
- a CDS encoding catalase: MEEKKKLTRQTGAPVPDNQNVQTAGPRGPMLMQDFWFLEKMANFDREVIPERRMHAKGSGAFGTFTVTHDISQYTKANIFNEIGKKTEMFARFSTVAGERGAADAERDIRGFALKFYTDEGIWDLVGNNTPVFFFRDPMKFPDLNHAVKRDPKTNMRSAQNNWDFWTLLPEALHQVTIVMSDRGIPNGFRHMHGFGSHTYSFINKDNVRHWVKFHFRTQQGIENLTDEEAAKLVGMDRESSQRDLFDNIEKGNFPKWKLFVQIMTEEEAKTYRFHPFDLTKVWSKKDFPLIEVGEFELNKNAENYFADVEQAAFNPTNIVPGIGFSPDKMLQGRLFSYGDAQRYRLGVNHYQIPVNKPRCPYHAYHRDGQMRVDGNYGGTKHYEPNSYGEWQEQPSAKEPPLELSGDAYAHNFRDDDEDYFTQPGDLFRIIKAEGKAEVLFKNTAAQVGGAEKFVQIRHIRNCWKADPEYGQGVANALGMSMDEVNSFDMSPYDQWAPSKTK; encoded by the coding sequence ATGGAAGAAAAGAAAAAACTCACGAGACAAACGGGAGCGCCGGTTCCTGACAATCAAAATGTGCAAACCGCAGGACCGAGAGGCCCGATGCTGATGCAGGATTTTTGGTTTTTAGAAAAGATGGCCAATTTCGACAGAGAAGTTATTCCCGAACGGCGAATGCACGCAAAAGGTTCCGGTGCCTTTGGAACTTTTACCGTAACCCACGATATTTCGCAATATACCAAAGCCAATATTTTCAATGAGATCGGAAAGAAAACAGAAATGTTTGCGCGATTTTCCACGGTTGCAGGAGAACGTGGCGCCGCCGACGCAGAAAGAGACATTCGTGGATTTGCCCTGAAATTCTATACCGATGAAGGCATTTGGGATCTGGTAGGAAACAATACACCTGTTTTCTTTTTCCGCGATCCGATGAAATTCCCTGATTTGAATCACGCCGTAAAACGCGATCCGAAAACCAATATGCGAAGCGCCCAAAACAACTGGGATTTCTGGACCCTGCTGCCGGAAGCTTTGCATCAGGTTACGATTGTGATGAGCGACCGTGGAATCCCAAATGGTTTCCGGCACATGCATGGTTTTGGAAGCCACACTTACAGTTTCATTAATAAAGATAATGTTCGCCATTGGGTGAAATTCCATTTCAGAACCCAGCAGGGAATTGAAAATTTAACTGATGAAGAAGCGGCAAAATTAGTGGGAATGGACCGCGAATCTTCACAGCGCGACTTATTCGACAATATCGAGAAAGGCAATTTCCCGAAATGGAAATTGTTTGTCCAGATCATGACTGAAGAGGAAGCTAAAACCTACCGTTTCCATCCGTTTGATTTAACGAAAGTCTGGTCGAAAAAAGATTTCCCTTTAATTGAAGTAGGAGAATTTGAACTCAATAAAAATGCTGAGAATTATTTTGCTGATGTTGAGCAGGCCGCCTTTAATCCGACCAATATTGTTCCGGGAATTGGATTTTCTCCAGACAAAATGCTGCAGGGAAGATTATTTTCGTACGGCGATGCACAACGGTACCGATTGGGCGTGAATCATTATCAGATTCCGGTGAATAAACCGAGATGTCCGTATCATGCTTATCACCGAGATGGCCAAATGCGCGTTGACGGGAATTATGGCGGCACGAAACATTATGAACCAAACAGCTACGGTGAATGGCAGGAACAGCCGTCCGCCAAAGAGCCGCCTCTGGAATTGTCCGGCGATGCTTACGCGCACAACTTCCGCGATGATGATGAAGATTATTTCACCCAACCCGGTGATTTATTCCGCATTATTAAAGCAGAGGGAAAAGCCGAAGTACTGTTTAAAAATACCGCCGCACAGGTGGGCGGCGCAGAAAAATTCGTTCAGATCCGCCACATCAGAAATTGCTGGAAAGCCGATCCCGAATACGGACAGGGCGTCGCAAATGCCTTGGGAATGAGTATGGATGAAGTCAACAGTTTCGACATGAGTCCTTATGACCAATGGGCTCCCTCAAAAACAAAATAG
- a CDS encoding pirin family protein — MSNIGIIIEEKAADIGNFLVGRLLPFREKRAVGPFVFIDHMGPIALKDYQNFDVPPHPHIGISTLTYLLEGSIQHKDSLGSDIEIKPGAVNWMTAGKGVVHSERTPEYLRHSEKHLHGFQIWVGLPKNLEQTKPAFHHTEADEIPVWNEGDLQFKLIAGELFGRKSPVPVHSKLFFIEIKSKTPQKLSIGKDLFGEVAMYILEGNVNIEGNTFGGKQLLVAKNATLCEFETGENATLYLFGGEPFAEEHFIFWNFVNSDKEIIEQAKLNWQEQNHEAFPLVIGDDKDFVPLPKAVLNGKLSK; from the coding sequence ATGTCAAACATCGGAATAATTATTGAAGAAAAAGCCGCCGATATCGGAAACTTTTTAGTGGGAAGATTGCTGCCGTTTCGTGAAAAACGGGCAGTTGGTCCTTTCGTTTTCATCGATCACATGGGTCCTATTGCTTTAAAAGATTATCAGAACTTCGATGTACCGCCCCATCCGCATATCGGAATTTCTACGCTGACTTATCTTTTGGAAGGTTCTATTCAGCACAAAGACAGTCTGGGAAGCGACATCGAAATAAAACCCGGCGCGGTGAACTGGATGACCGCAGGAAAAGGCGTAGTCCATTCTGAAAGAACTCCGGAATACTTAAGACATAGCGAAAAACATCTTCACGGATTTCAAATCTGGGTCGGTTTGCCGAAAAATTTAGAACAAACCAAACCTGCTTTTCATCATACCGAAGCCGATGAAATTCCCGTTTGGAATGAGGGCGATCTACAGTTTAAATTAATAGCCGGCGAACTTTTCGGAAGAAAATCCCCGGTTCCGGTTCACTCTAAATTATTTTTCATTGAAATCAAAAGCAAAACCCCGCAGAAACTCAGCATCGGAAAAGATTTATTTGGTGAAGTAGCGATGTATATCCTGGAAGGAAATGTGAACATCGAAGGAAATACTTTCGGCGGAAAACAGTTGCTGGTTGCAAAAAATGCCACTTTATGTGAATTCGAAACCGGTGAAAACGCAACTCTGTATCTTTTCGGCGGCGAACCTTTTGCGGAAGAACATTTTATCTTCTGGAATTTTGTCAACTCTGACAAAGAAATCATTGAGCAGGCAAAACTCAACTGGCAGGAGCAAAACCATGAGGCTTTCCCTTTGGTTATCGGTGATGATAAAGATTTCGTTCCGCTTCCGAAAGCAGTTCTGAACGGAAAATTATCAAAGTAA
- a CDS encoding NAD(P)-dependent oxidoreductase, whose amino-acid sequence MKISLIGATGYVGNAILKELLERNHQVTAIARNTDKLTIEHENLKKKNIDIFNLTDLSQAIKGSDAVISAYNPGWSNPNIHEEYLKGATSIQNTVEISGVKKLIVIGGAGTLKIDGKYIVDGPDFPKQLYPAASAVKKYFVENLSKNKTLDWEFFSPAIEMSNVSDTQIKTGKYRLGTESPVFDQDGRSRLSVQDLALAIADELENKKFNHQIFTAAY is encoded by the coding sequence ATGAAAATCTCACTTATCGGCGCTACAGGCTATGTAGGAAATGCCATTCTCAAAGAGCTTTTGGAAAGAAATCATCAGGTAACCGCCATCGCAAGAAATACGGATAAACTGACTATTGAACACGAAAATCTTAAAAAAAAGAATATCGATATCTTCAACCTAACCGATTTATCGCAGGCTATAAAAGGCAGCGATGCCGTCATCAGCGCTTATAATCCGGGCTGGAGCAATCCCAATATTCATGAGGAGTATCTGAAAGGAGCAACATCTATTCAGAATACGGTAGAAATTTCCGGTGTAAAAAAACTCATCGTGATCGGTGGCGCAGGGACTTTGAAAATTGATGGCAAGTATATTGTTGACGGACCGGATTTTCCGAAGCAACTGTACCCCGCAGCAAGCGCCGTAAAAAAATATTTCGTAGAAAATCTAAGTAAGAATAAAACCCTCGACTGGGAATTTTTCAGTCCGGCAATCGAAATGAGCAATGTGAGTGACACTCAGATAAAAACAGGGAAATACCGTCTCGGAACAGAATCACCGGTTTTTGACCAAGATGGCCGCTCCAGACTTTCCGTTCAGGATTTAGCGCTGGCTATCGCTGACGAACTTGAAAACAAAAAATTCAACCATCAGATTTTCACCGCCGCTTATTAA
- a CDS encoding pirin family protein → MATKKVEITVPPRPAHFVGDGFRVHNFIPGGSRLDMKRMDPFIMLDYNSKYNFGPTKVPRGVGVHPHRGFETVTIAYQGKVEHHDSAGGGGIIGEGDVQWMTAASGVLHKEFHESEWSKKGGIFQMVQLWVNLPAKYKMSTPKYQAIANSDMAKIDLGENGCIELIAGDYQDQKGPATTFSPVHLMNAKLKKGGKAEFNFPAHFNTAALVIEGNIIVNGEEKVPTDHFVLFKNEGETFTIEATEDSIILIVSGEPLNEPIAPHGPFVMNTREEIVQAFDDYNNGKFGYLED, encoded by the coding sequence ATGGCAACTAAAAAAGTAGAAATAACCGTTCCGCCAAGACCTGCGCATTTTGTGGGTGATGGTTTTAGAGTACATAATTTTATTCCGGGCGGATCCCGTTTGGATATGAAAAGAATGGACCCATTCATTATGTTGGATTATAATTCTAAATATAATTTCGGTCCGACTAAGGTTCCAAGAGGGGTTGGCGTTCATCCTCACCGCGGCTTTGAAACGGTAACTATCGCCTACCAGGGAAAAGTGGAGCATCATGATTCCGCAGGTGGCGGAGGCATTATTGGCGAAGGCGATGTACAGTGGATGACAGCAGCATCGGGCGTTTTACATAAAGAATTCCACGAATCTGAATGGTCAAAAAAAGGCGGTATTTTTCAGATGGTTCAACTTTGGGTGAATCTTCCGGCGAAATACAAAATGAGCACCCCAAAATACCAGGCGATTGCCAACTCAGATATGGCAAAAATAGATTTGGGTGAAAACGGATGTATTGAATTGATTGCGGGCGATTATCAGGATCAAAAAGGTCCGGCAACCACTTTCAGTCCGGTTCATTTGATGAACGCCAAATTGAAAAAAGGGGGAAAAGCAGAATTTAATTTCCCTGCCCATTTCAATACTGCAGCTTTGGTGATTGAGGGAAATATTATCGTGAATGGCGAAGAAAAAGTTCCAACCGATCATTTTGTATTATTCAAAAATGAAGGAGAAACCTTTACCATAGAAGCCACCGAAGACAGCATTATTTTAATCGTAAGCGGTGAACCTTTAAATGAACCGATTGCGCCGCACGGCCCTTTCGTAATGAATACCCGCGAAGAAATCGTTCAGGCTTTCGATGATTATAATAATGGGAAATTTGGGTATCTGGAAGATTAG
- a CDS encoding MFS transporter produces MSIYFMPMNQNASVKKFLPLILATAIFMQMLDSTILNTSLPSIAKDLHESPLNMQNAIISYVLTLALFMPVSGFLADKFGTRKVFITSLIIFSLGSLLCALSQNLNHLVLSRVIQGVGGSLMTPVGRLALIKTFKKNELMKAMNYAIIPALIGPILGPLVGGYMVDYLSWHWIFLINLPIGLLGLLLSLKYMPDYRSQTISFDLKGFLIFASASLLLSISLEMFGATQPTTLILLIFTLGFLMIYYYYVHAKKTENPIFPLNLFQVRTFRVGILGNLATRLGISSIPLLLPLMIQIAYGQSAVISGWIVAPMALTAMLGKSFVIKILDRFGYRRTLMTNTFIIGFLIACLGIPGINTSLFWFVPIIAILGFFNSIQFTSMNTIAIADLRDSHTSSGNSLLAVNQQLAVGFGIAIGLIILKLFEDSLSITSGKIHFAFRYTFFLVGILTICTGFVFRRLHSTDGNNMKSQV; encoded by the coding sequence ATGTCAATTTACTTCATGCCCATGAACCAGAACGCTTCTGTTAAAAAATTCCTTCCCTTAATTTTGGCCACGGCCATTTTTATGCAAATGTTGGACTCCACCATTCTGAATACTTCATTACCATCCATCGCAAAAGACTTACACGAATCGCCTTTGAACATGCAGAACGCGATTATCAGTTATGTATTAACGCTGGCTTTGTTCATGCCTGTAAGCGGATTTTTGGCCGACAAATTTGGAACGCGGAAAGTCTTCATCACTTCTTTGATTATTTTCAGTTTGGGATCATTGCTTTGCGCCCTTTCTCAAAACCTCAACCATTTGGTGCTTTCAAGGGTGATTCAAGGGGTTGGCGGAAGTTTGATGACGCCGGTCGGCCGCCTGGCTTTAATCAAAACATTCAAAAAAAACGAACTGATGAAAGCGATGAATTATGCGATAATCCCAGCGCTGATCGGCCCTATTCTTGGTCCGTTGGTCGGTGGATATATGGTCGATTATTTATCCTGGCACTGGATTTTCCTCATTAATCTTCCCATTGGTCTGCTTGGACTTTTGCTCAGTTTAAAATACATGCCTGATTACCGGTCCCAAACTATTTCGTTTGATTTAAAGGGGTTTTTAATATTTGCCTCGGCTTCGTTGCTTCTTTCCATTTCGCTGGAAATGTTTGGCGCCACACAGCCCACCACTTTAATTTTGCTTATTTTCACATTGGGATTTTTAATGATTTATTATTATTACGTTCATGCCAAAAAAACAGAAAATCCTATTTTCCCTTTAAATTTATTTCAGGTAAGAACGTTTCGCGTAGGAATTTTAGGGAACTTAGCAACCCGGTTGGGAATCAGTTCTATTCCACTTTTACTGCCACTGATGATCCAGATTGCGTACGGACAATCCGCTGTAATTTCCGGTTGGATTGTCGCGCCAATGGCTTTAACTGCCATGTTGGGAAAATCTTTTGTCATTAAAATCCTCGACAGATTCGGCTATCGACGAACCTTGATGACCAATACTTTTATCATTGGCTTCTTGATCGCCTGTTTGGGAATTCCCGGAATTAACACTTCCCTGTTTTGGTTTGTTCCCATCATTGCAATTCTCGGATTTTTCAATTCCATTCAGTTTACATCGATGAATACGATTGCGATTGCAGATTTACGGGATTCTCATACGAGCAGTGGAAATTCACTCTTAGCAGTCAATCAACAACTGGCCGTAGGATTTGGCATTGCGATTGGCTTAATTATCTTAAAATTATTTGAAGACAGTCTATCGATAACGTCTGGAAAAATACATTTTGCATTTCGGTACACCTTTTTTCTGGTCGGGATTCTGACAATATGTACGGGATTCGTTTTCCGAAGGCTTCATTCCACGGATGGCAACAATATGAAATCACAGGTATAA